The sequence atgatTGATTTTTGTTTGAGTTGAGTTCTCTTATCTGGCATTTCAGAAACACACATAACCAGTGCAACTCAAGTTTTCTAAGCTCTATTAATTACAAGGAACTGTGGCAAGGGCAGAGAACATAGATAATGTAAGGATGAATAAACATGAAACTTTTCAACTAACTATACTCTCTGGTCCCCTTAAATGCAATAATAGAGCATATAATGAAGTGTACACGCGCACGATCTTTATGAAAATCATTTCTGTTTTCACAAAAATGGAACCACATTGAAAACACTTTTGCAGCTTATTTCCATTGAACAGTGCTTTGCTAACAGCCTTCCATGTCATTACACCCAGAAAATGAATCTTCTGGAGCCTGGTGTATCTAGACCACttattagaataataaaaagcagcccaaggccgggcttagtggctcacgcctgtaatcccagcactttgggaggccgaggcaggtcaggagatcgagaccagcctggcaaatatggtgaaaccctgtctctactaaaaatacaaaaaattagctgggcatagtggcaggcgcctgtaatcccagctactcaggaggctgaggcaggagaatcatttgaacccgggaggtgggggttgcagtgagccgagattgcgccactgcactccaacccgggcaacagagagagactccatcttttaaaaaaaaaaaaaaaaaaaaaggcctgattTATGAATTGACCATGTTTCcctatgcatatatacacaaatatgaaaatacacCACCAGTGTTTTCTATTTGAGACATGTTATGTCTTACCTGAGGAGGCAATTTCTTCACCTCGTTTCATTCCCAATcttttataaatttctctctcaGGATCGACATAGATTTCATGAGAATATCCAGTCAGtctgcaaaaaggctgaaaagagAGAATGGTTGGAATTTTTATAAGAACAAATGAGAGAAAAGTAACGATACTCTAACTTCAGCCAATTTAGCCTACATTTAGTGgtttaaataatgtaatttttatgtcggaaaaagattttattctttAGTCTCCCAATGTACTAGATATTTACCTCAATATGATGGTAGGATGACTGTCCAATCACTATAAGGGTGACATCTGCTtccttaggaggaaaaaaatgacatgtATATATTATTAGAAGGTATGCACATTTTATACAACATCCCTTAACCCAACTCTTCTGTTTCATTCTAATGCCACCTATAGGCTTCTAGAGGAATGGAATAAACAGCAAAATTGTGTGAGTTAATGCAAAGATACGTATGGTAAAATATTAATTCAGATGTTTCTTTTGCTAAGTAGGAATTTcaagacttacatgtaagacctaaaactataaaactactagaagaagaCTACAAAACTGCCACATGACATGGGTATAAACAATCATTTCTAGAATATGAcctcaaaaatacagaaaacaaaaagcaaaaattgacaaatgggactatatcaaactaaaaagcttctgcacagccaaggaaataatcaacagagaagagacaactcacagattgagagaaaatatctgcaaactcaACATCTGATAAGGGGCAAATTTCCAAAGTGTAAAAGAAACTCTAACAACTTTGCAAGAAAACAACATagcctgattaaaaaatggacaaagggctgagcatggtggctcacacctgtaatcccagcactttgggaggtcaaggcaggtggatcacctgaggtcaggagatcgagaccagcctgaccaatatggcgaaaccctgtctctactaaaaatacaaaaattagctgggtgtggtggcacgtgcctgtaatcccagctactctagaggctgaggcaggagaatcacttgaccctaggaggcgaaggctgcagcaagccaagattgggccactgctctccagcctggggggctgagtgagactccgcctcaaaaaaaaaaaaaaaaaaaaaaaaaggacaaaggatatgaatagctctcaaaagacatacaaatggccaagagatatatgaaaagatgctcaaaatcactactcatcagggaaatacaaattcaaaGTACAATGAGATATAACCTCACACTCCTTAAACGGCTATCAATAAGATGCAAGATAAGTgtttggtgaggatgtggagaaaaaggaacttttGTATGCTGttgttaggaatgtaaattagtacagccattatggaaaacagtctggaagttactaaaaaatcaaaaataaactataatatgattcagcagtcccactactgggcatttatccaaaggaaatgaaatcagtatgttgaagagatatctccACTCCCATGTTTTATtacagcatgattcacaatagccaagatacagaagcAACCTCAGTGTTCAACAAtggataaatataaagaaaatgcggtataggctgggcgcagtgactcacgcctgtaatccgagcactttggaaggcccaggtgggtggaggggtcaggagttcgagaccagtttgactgacatggagaaaccccatctctactaaaaatacaaaattagcggggcatggaggcgcatgcctgtaatcccagttactcgggaggctgaggcaggagaatcccttgaacccgggaggcggaggttgcagtgagccgagatcgccccattgcactccagcctgggtgacaagagcgaaaactcagtctcaaaaaaaaaaaaaaaaaaagaaaaagaaaatgcggTATCACAATGTAATATtagtcagtcataaaaaagacatttttctgttatttgtgaCAACACTGGATGCACCTGGAGGACAtcatgtaagtgaaataagccaggcacaggaagaaaaCTACCGCATGATCTCACTTAGCTATGGACACGAAAAAAGTAGAGTGGAATGATGGTTACCACAGACTGGTTACTCAGAGATGAGGAGAAGGGAGATGATCCAAGGGTACCAAGTTTCAGTTAAACAAGAGGAATAACTTTTAGAGATCTgctgcacagcatggtgactagtTAATAATGTATACTTCAAAATTGCTTAAAGACTAGTTTTTACACGTTGTCAtcacaaaaaaaataactaaaatcactATCTGACATGATGGGTATATTATCtcaatttaatcattccacaacgTAAATGCCTATCAAAATATTACACTGTatcccataaacatatacaattatatatgtcaatttttaaaaagagaataaaaggataCGCAGACGAACGGTCAAAACATTGTTTTCGAAATGATATAGTCAATAATTCTCTATATTCTCCCCAAAGACATACTTTTAAAACTAGGCACAGTTATTTAATCAGTTATTTTTTCACATCCTAATTGATAAGGTCTGCTgaaaaaacattgttttataaaGGCTGCCCAATGCCTTCCCTCAAAAAGCTCACTTGGGCACAAACTTATCTGTGCCTGAAGAGAAACAAGTATGTGGCTGTGCTAGGGAACATGGAACTTGCAGCCTATTAACATAAACATTTGCACCTTTACGATATATTAGTATTTTCCCACAATGAGCAGCTATTTGCAGTGCAACAAaattaaagggaagaaaatatcaACCATTTCCAGCATTTGTTTTAGGGCATTATCAGTCAACATTTGAGAACGAGCGCCAGGTTACCAGGCAACACCACAATTGTTAGTACGTTCGCCACCAGGCAGCACCCAGTGAGTTAGGGCAGAAATAGATCTCTGACGTCTCTCTTCCTTTGGAGGGGCGAGGGTGGAGAGAGGTGCGGGGAGGGGCAATCCGGGTGGCAAGTGCCGCGCTGGAGCCGCGTCCTCCCCCGCCCCGCTCGCAAGGTCTGCAGAAGCCTGCACTGGGCCGCCCACGCTCAGAAACTCACTTGTAAGAAACTCTTCGGGATTTTGGCCAGATCCTCTACGTATTCCTTGCAGATGTAACACAGAAAATGCTGAAAACCAATTCGGCAGAAAGGACAAGTTAGTAACGCAGCACCCTCGCGCCCCGAAAGAGCCCGGTACTTCGCTGTGCGTGACGCGACTACAGGCGGCGCCCGCGGGGCCGGGACAGGCGGTCCGGGCGCCCGGCGCGTGGGAAGCGGGCCTCGCCCTCGTCCTGCCCCGCCCTAGTTGGGAAGCGGCCGCGGCTGGGGAGGCTGCCTTCCCGTTTCCGTCCTAAGAAGCAGGAGGCGCAACTCGCATCCCGCAGCCTGCCCGGGACTCCGGGCCGCGCCTCCCTCCCAGCCGCGCCACCCGCTCACCCGCACGAACACCACCACGGCGCGGCGCTCCCGGAACAGCGCGCCGAAAGGTACCCGCTGCCCGCGGGCGTCCAGCACCGGCAGCTCGGCCACGGCGGCTGCCAGGGGCTGCCCACGGTCGGGGCCGCTCGGGGCCGGGACCGGGGCGGTGCCGCCGCTAACCTGCCGCGTGACCGGGGCGGGCGCGGCCATGACGCGGGGCGGCCAAGGGCCTGGGTCCGCTCTGCcagcgcggggcggggcggggcgcggggGGCGGGGCGTGCAGAGGCGGGGCACggagggcggggcggggcgtGCAGAGGCGGGGCGCGGAGGGCGCGCAGAGgcggggcgcggggcggggcgTGCAGAGGGGGcgcggggggcggggcggggcgcgcgGGGGGCGCGGGGGGGGGCGCGGGGGGCGTAATCCTAGcgacttgggaggccgaggcgggaggataacttgagggcaggagttcaagaccagtctgggtaggTAACAGAGGGCAACACCATctccgttttttaaaaaaataaataataaaaattaaaaaaaggtgaGCTGGGAGGGATGAGGATGATGAAGTTCGATGGCTTAGCAGCTGTTTTGTAGAAATCACACACTTCCAATTCAGTTTCTCCTGGGGTGGGTAGGCAGGCATAGGGAAATCTGGGGATCTCAGCCTTTGTGAGACCAAACTGGCCCTGGATTTAgaggtttgtttttctgtggggtTTCTCATGGGTGCTAACCGTGTGTCCAAGATTTCCAGAGCAGGACCAGGCAACATTCAGGCTCTTTGTCTTCATAAGTTTACTCACCCTTGTGTATGGATTTGGAGTTCAGAAAGTACATCCTTTATCTATGGTCTTTGTTGAGTTGAAGAATATTTCCGGGGCGGAGCACTAGGCAGGTCTATGTGACTGATGTGACTCTGCTACAAAGCGCAGGAAGGGCTGATGCTGCATCCTCTGGCTTTCACCTGTGTGAAGATTGTATACTTTATTGAGCACACATTAAGTGCTCTGTTTGAGAAGCTCTGCAGTGTGTTTAGAAAATTTTAAGCATAGATATGTTTCTAAGTCAAGAtagtttctttctgagacagggtgttgctgtgtcgcccaggctgaagtgcattggcacgatcatggctcactgcagcctccacctcctgggctcaagcagtcctcctgcctcagccttccaagtagctgtgatcacaggcatgcaccaccatgcctggcaaattttttttagatttggttttgtagagacaagggtctctctatgttgcccaggctggttttgaactcctgggctcaagcaatcctcttgccttggcctcccaaagtcctggggttacaggcatgagccactgggcctggccaggaGCTTTATGAGTTTTTGGAAATAAATGCATGACCAGAGTGCAGGCTGATGAATAGCACTCGCAACAGGCAGTTTGCCAGATGTCACCAAATTTATTGTAAGCAGTGTTTTGATAAGCAGAAACTGATATACAGGTAAGAATGGTGGTATTTTGGCAGCTCTAATTAATAACTGATATCAACGAATGAAAAGTTTTCTTTCACATACTGCTTTGGGTGTCATATTTCATGTGAAATAAATGACAGGTTAgacaatttcattttcaaatacaaaGAGCCACATGACTTACTTTTTGCAGAGTGATGAACTCAGACATCATCAAAACATCGTTTTGCAGGAGGAATAGTAGCCATgcagaaatgcagaaattagaAGGTATTGTCTAGGGAGCATCAGTACATGACACTTATCAACTTACTGCTTCTCAGCTCCAAATTAACCCTTCACTATATGCTCTGTGACAACGGACAGATTTCCTCTAAGCATCTAACCTTTGCAATGAGCAAAatattaagcctttttttttttttttttttttgagacggagtcttgctctgtcgcccaggctggagtgcagtggccggatctcagctcactgcaagctccgcctcctgggtttacgccattctcctgcctcagcctcccgagtagctgggattacaggcacccgccatctcgcccggctagtttttttttgtattttttagtagagacggggtttcaccgtgttagccaggatggtctcgatctcctgacctcgtgatccgcccgtctcggcctcccaaagtgctgggattacaggcttgagccaccgcgcccggcctattaagCATTTTTAATAGACAATGTTGGCAGGACATTGCAGGAGGAAGGGGATTTCAAGTAGTCCCCTGAGGGTAGTGGGTGgagctctgcctctgtctctttaCCAGGATACACACTTCCTTGGCAACACTGCAACTATTGGCTGTTCTAGCAATAACCTAGCACCTCACTTGATATGAAAACTGGAACTTGAAAGCCCTCCTGACTCCACTAGCAGCCCAATTCCTCACCTGCGCCCCCAATTCCTCACCTGTGCCCCCAATTCCTCACCTGCGCCCCCAATTCCTCACCTGCGCCCCCAATTCTTCACCTGTTCCCATCGAGCCACCGCTCTCTGTAGAGCCGTTGGCTCACCTGTACCCATCACCTTTCCCTCTGCACTCACGCCACTGCTTGCTGATGACCTATGTCCTGCCTGCATTCTAGTGggttccttcctgccttccccttGACTGCACACCAGATCCCGCCTGGGCAAGCCATCAGACTTCTACACAGTAGCTAGCCAGTAGGCTGACCTATACCTGCTCCCGTCAGATCTGAAACCCAGATTTGGGGAAGGGGTCCCTTTCAAGTTTGTCGTCTTTGAGTATTTGTCCTTAGCCACAGGTTCCTTATATTTTCTAGACATACTTTAATCAGATTTGTTGTTTTTTcagagagggagtctcactacgttttccaggctggagtccagtggctattcacaggtgctaTGATTATAGCACACTACagtctcatactcctggcctcaagcaatcctcctgcctcagcctcctgagtagctgagactacaggtgcatgtcaccatgcctggctgatcaGAGTTTACTCATTCATTATAGTAAACTTTACCTGTTTAACCTACAGTGTGGTTTCAGTCTCATTATTGGACCCAGACTAACACAGTACCTTTAGATACTATgattaaagaaaagtaaatgtaaacTATTACTGTTTCCATTCTGTTATTATTTAGGAATGACTTGCTAATATTTGTTATAATTTGACATATTTCATATGTCCATggtttaaaagaaatcaaagaacacACACTGAAAAATAGGGACAGCACTACATGAGTGTAGAGTTGCCAGTGTAACTACTGTGTTGCCCAAGAAAGCCTCCTCCAAAATATCTTCTGACAAGTTCAACTAGAGATTCAACTACCAAGAATACAGCTCTGAGGGGACAACACCAACAGTGTGTACAGTGTttcttaatttgttaattttaaaaagtctttctcccttttgtggtaaaatatacatgacaTAACATTTCccactttaaccatttttaaatgtacaattcattggcattaagtacattcacactgttgtgcagccTGCACCATCATCCGTCTCCAGAACTTTTACATCATCTCAAACTGTAACTCCATaaccattaaacactaactccccattccctgctTTACgtggcccctggcaaccaccattctactttttatctctatACGTTTGATTACTGTAGTTATCTTGTGTAACTGGAATCAAACAGTATTTGTCCATTTGTGATTAACTTACTTCACTTGgcacaatgttttcaaggctcatcctTGCTGCAGCATGTGACAGGGTTTCCTTCCTGTTTAagcctgaataatattccactgaatGTAtctactgcattttctttatccattcatctgttgatggacacgtgGGTTGTGTCCAtcctttggctattatgaataaagctactgtgTATGTGGGCGCACaattcattaatctttttttgttttgagacagagtctcgctctgtccccaggctggactgcagtggtgcgatctctgctcaccgcaagcactgcctcccgggttcgcgccattctccagcctcagcctcccgagtagctgggactacaggcacccgccaacacgcccggctaattttttgtatttttagtggagacagggtttcaccatgttagccaggatggtctcaatctcctgacctcgtgatccacccgccttggcctcccaaagtgctgggattacaggcgtgagccaccgtgcccggtctcaTTAATTTTTTGGGTGTTGTATTAGGGGTCCCCAGAAGAGAACCAGACCATTATAGATCTATTGGATCTCTCTAGagatctatatatagatatctatatatatagatctatatatctgtgtatgtatatctctgtgtatgtatatatctctatataaagagacattatatatatatttaaaatggagagagagagtgtgagaattttatttattatttgagacggagtttcactgtcgttgcccaggatggggtacaatagcgcgatctcggatcactgcaacctccgcctcctgggttcaagtgattcttctacctcagcctcctgagtagctgggattacagacgtgtgccaccacacctggctaattttgtatttttagtagagacagggtttctccatgttggtcaggctgatctcaaactcctgaccccaggtgatccatccatctcagcctcccaaagtgctgggattacaggtgtgagccaccgcgcccagccaagagtaAATTTGCTTTAAGAAACTTAGTAGTGATTGTGGGGGCTGGCACATCTGAAATGTGTAGGGCAGGTGACCAGGCTGGAAATGAAGGTAAGAATTGACGTTGCAGTCTTGAGTCCTAATTTTGCACAGCAAGAGGCTGGAAACATCTTGTAGTTTTGAGAAATGCTTCTTTTTCAGGAAACCTGTCTTTGCTTAAGCCTTCTCTGACTGGATGAAACTCatccacattatggagggtaatctgctttactcaaagtctactgatttcaATGTcaatcacatctaaaaaatacctttatAACAACACTTAGATTGGTGTTTAACAAAACGACTGGGTATCATGTCCTagtcaagctgacacataaaattaatcaccaGTCCATCTCTGGTCAACCTGGCACCCATACACGTACACATCTCCTTAAAACCATACTTGATCTCCATATAAAGATAATAACAAAGTCATACGTCTGCCTAACAGGATACAACTATCTGGCATAGAACTGAAAATgcaatggctgggcgcagtgactcatgcctgtcatcgcagcactttggaaggccgaggtgggtggatcacctgagggcaggagttcgagaccaacctggccaagatggtaaaaccctgttctgtactaaaaatacaaaaattagccggctgtggtggcaggtgcctataatctcagctacttgggaggctgacgaagaagaactgcttaaacccgggaggtggaggttgcagtgagccgagatggtgccactgcactctagcctgggcaacagagcaagactctgtctcaaaaaatataactgaaaacGCATTAACTTTTCCCCAGAAAAGGATGCAAAATCCTTGGGCAATGTTCACTCTTCTTAATATCCTGTAACTTAAATACTATGATAAAAAGTTAAGAGTATTTAAATATTGTAGTGTAAAGTTAATGCATCCTACAGTATATAAGGGgataaaagaagacagaaaagattttacgcacacacacacacaacatattcataagaaaataaatattcacagcaACTACCATTCTCATTTAAACAATTGGTCACATGTTTATTATACCTGATATTTATAAATACCTTCTGTTACTCATTCCATATTCCCTTGTCCACAGCAAGCACTTGAGCTGGTTGTGTGGTTTTTTGCCTGGTGGgatgacccaaaccttcattcctgaaggggcTGCGCCATTCACAGTCCTGCCTGCATTGGGTTGTAGTTGTCCACTGACTTTAATCAGAAGGTATATTAATTCTAAGAGACGCCCCAGTGGATGTCCTGCATCCCAGACATATTTTTCCTTACTTCTATCGTGAAGTCCAATGACCCTTCGTAATTAGGAAAAAAGTCATCCCAGGCAGTCAAGTGACTCCCTTCTTTACCTGTTCACTCAGAGGCATGCAAAGCCTGCAATGACTAGGTGTTTGTCTTGTCGTCCAGTTCAATGAAGTCATTGTTGTGTGACCTGGTGGAAGCATTCCTTCCCTCAGAACTAAGACCGGTGTGGCTTGCCAGGCTGAACGATCTGTGGTCCTCCTCACCCACCGCTGGAAATGCTGAGGCAGAGGTGTGTTCAGGGCTGATGCCCGGGAATGCTGTGATCCTCAGACAGGAAACCATCCTGAGAAGGTAGATGGGAAGACGGGAGCTGAAGTACTGGGCTTCAGAGGGAGTGAGACTTGGTGCCTGCCCAGTTACATATGCTCTGACAGGAGTATTCCAGAATATCCCAGGAATATTCTGGGACTTTGGAGACCACACTAGAGGAGTGAGGCCTTGCCAGGCGAGGCAGAATCTTTAGGGAGCATGGCTGCTGCTGTTAGTTACTGAGAGTGAGCTGGGTCTTTTAGTCTTGGGAGGACTTTCCTCCTAATAGTAAGCTGGAAAAGGGATGCGGCAACCTCTCTTTGCCCTCCTTTCTTGGGGCTGGACATAGGGGTAGATGTGTCCCCCAAGAAGTTCCTTGGTGGTGGGGGTAAAGATGGTCCCTTCTGAGAGCACAGCCTCGAACTAGGACCAGAGGCCTCCTTGTGGTCAAGTGTGAGCTGATGGTGAGAAAACCGGCCTATACACCAGATTAACTGAGTCGTGACAGTCTCaacatttattttccctttccttttctcaagGATTTTAGTAAATCCCCATTTGTAGGTCTCAGCTCAGTTTCAGCTGTGTCATTGGGTTTTGTAAGAAACCATAGACCTTTCTGTGCATGAGTGGAGGAACAGCACCTTCTTGTGGTCAGCATGAAGGTGGcagtattaaacatttatttttagttatttatttatttttttgagatggagtctggctcttgttgcccaggctggagtgcagtggtgtgatatcagctcactgcaacctccgcctcccgggtctcctgcctcagcctcctgagtagctgggattacaggtgcccaccaccatgcctggctaatttttaaatttctagtagagacagggtttcaccatgttgatcaggctggtctcaaactcctgacttcatgatctgcctgcctcggcctcccaaagtgctgggattataggtgcgaggtACCGCGTCCAGCCCAACATTTATTAAAGAAGGTATCATTGCCTTGTGGAGCTGTATAAGACTAGAAGTTTATACAAGGGCTATGGTGTCCATCTTGGCCTGCTGGAAATAGTAACCACAGACTCTAAGTGGAGAAGTTGGGGCCCATCAGTGGGCATTTGAATCTCCGGAATCCACCCATCGCAATGTCAGGGCCCGCTTTTGCATACCTGAGTGAGAGAAAAAGGTATGTTCCAATTTGAACTCTGATTCTCCACAGAAAAGGCAGCTGGAGCTGGGG is a genomic window of Chlorocebus sabaeus isolate Y175 chromosome 12, mChlSab1.0.hap1, whole genome shotgun sequence containing:
- the PRXL2C gene encoding peroxiredoxin-like 2C, which produces MAAPAPVTRQVSGGTAPVPAPSGPDRGQPLAAAVAELPVLDARGQRVPFGALFRERRAVVVFVRHFLCYICKEYVEDLAKIPKSFLQEADVTLIVIGQSSYHHIEPFCRLTGYSHEIYVDPEREIYKRLGMKRGEEIASSGQSPHVKSNLLSGSLQSLWRAVTGPLFDFQGDPAQQGGILILGPGNNIHFIHRDRNRLDHKPINSVLQLVGVQHVNFTNRPSVIHV